TGCATCTATTACGGCCATGGCAAGAAAACTTATCTGCGGAGATTTGTATGACCTGCTTATATATCTAAGTGAAAAAGGGCTATATGTTTCTCAAATATCCTCTCCTCCCATTAGAATCATATGTTTATAGATTGGAAGGAGCAAAGGTGTGATCAGCGTTAATAACCCTCCTGAGCGTCGTCAGAAGAATCCTGCATGCGTCATGGAATGTGTGAACTGTCAAGCAAGAGTGGCGAGGGTGGTGGAGCGGGAGCGGCTCAGGCATTGGCGATAATGGTGGCCGTGACATAGGGCTTGCGGTAGAGCCATAGGAGATAGCCATGGACTAAAGTTTCTACTTGGCCAATCGATCAGCGGAcagaaattgaaggaaaatatgCTGGCGATATTTTCAATCCTTTTATGATGAAGTCCCCCTAATCTCTgcggaaaaagataaaattgcccTCATcattaattgcaatttaaagttTTACTTTATATTGTTGTTAGATTTTACTTTcgtaaaaatcaattttatcaaaaagagaaatttttaagaaaactaattcttttttatgttgtcaagcaaattcataaataaattattaagtaTATTCTAAAAAGATTTAACTTAGCCAATTTTCAACAcaatcatttatttataaaatttcacttttgcTACTGATCACCATCCAATCCGTAGTCATAAGTCTTCTTTAAcatacttaaaaaataaaaaaaaaaacttttgaacaTTTTTCAAACTCTCAAACTGGAAATAAcgcccagtggccacccttccaacttggaaggggaggtgggaggttcaaatccccataTTCTCAGAATGGAGGATTGGAGTGGGGATGATTAGGGCAAAAGTCCGAGAGTAACAACACTtggcagtcgggataaaattcgggataggatatgatttatcTTATCTTACATTTGGTGCTCGCTTAGGACacgataaagtcggatataagagGATATAGGcatgataaaattattccatgaggaggtgggataaaggtggataggatttaatgtccataataggaaagttatttttcttgaatagcaaacttattaaattaataaaattgaaattatatttcaatataaataatatttgaatattaatttagaaattaaaaataaataaaaataatttttaattaatcttattttaatttatatattcaactttaattctatatTATAATAAACACTCAAtctatatattaaatatttatatttattatatgttttaggtgtttttgtattttaggtatgttagtacagtttactatttgattaaatttttttcaaagaacgatgaaaggggaaaaaagaaataataatgaaaataatataaaaaagaggaaaaataaataaataaataaataaaaattaaggagTAGTGTTACGAGATATATTCACCATCTCTGTTTATGATTTATAATAATATGtcattattatatataaaaatatatatatgatataatgtgaacatatccgactttaatagtacgattcaccaaataatggacgggatataaaaaaatcctaggATTTCATAATCTATCATATCCAGTTCTAtttcgattagaaatccggacgacgAAACGTAGCCTAAATATTAGAGTAAGATTAGAGTAGAGattagagtaaaaaaaaaaaaaaaaaaaactaaaaataggGTCctgcaatttttgaaagaaaaagtaagcATCAAATGAAACGAGCTTGCAGTCTCGCTCAAGGATCTCATCTCACCTCACCAAATGCAAGCCGCCCTCGCCAAACTCCCCAAACCTCTCGCCTCCGTCCTCTTCCACCTCCGCCCATCAACCacctccgccgccaccgccaccgccaccgccgtcgATCCCTCCCACCTCCTCCGCGTCTCCACCATCCTCTACCAGCAGCAGGACTCCTCCGATTCCCGCCTCCACGCCGCCCTCCGCTCCTGCCCCTGCCGCCTCACCCCGGAGTTCTTCCTCCGCGTCTGCAACAACTTCCCCCTCTCATGGCGCCCCGTCCACCGATTCTACCAGTTCACCCTAACCCTCCCCGACTTCCCCCACTCCTCCCTCACCCTCAACAAGCTGGCCGACGTCGTCAGCAAGTCCCGGAACGTCGCCCTCTTCTGGGAGGTCCTCCAGGACATGGCCCGGCGGCGTCTGGCCAACGAGAAGACGTTCAGGATCGCTCTGAAGACGCTGGCTCAGGTCAGGGAGCTGAAGAAGTGCGTGGGGTTCTTCCACTTGATGAATGAGAATGGTTGGGGTTATCGTGTGGAGACTCTGAACATGGTGGTGGAGTGTCTGTGCAGGGACAGGCTGGTGGAGGAGGCTAAATATGTGGTCTTTCAGTTAAAGGACGTGGTTAGGCCTGATGGGGTTACTTACGGGTGGTTGATCAGAGGGTTTTGCGACGTGGATGACCTGATCGAGGCCTCCAAAGTTTGGAACTTGATGGTGGATGAAGGGCTCGAGCCGGAGGTTTGGGCGTTCGAGGCCATGATGGAGAGATTCTTCAAGAGTAACCGGTATGATGAGGCGATGAAGATCTTTGGaatgatgaggatgaggatgctGGATCGGTTGGGTGTTTCCACCTACAGGCTTGTGATCTCTTGGATGTGTGAGAGAGGCAGGGTGACTGAAGCTTATATGGTGTTTGAAGAAATGCTTAAGAGAGGGTTCGAGACAGATACTTCGACGGTGGGATCACTTGTTTACGCGCTGTTGGTACGAGGCAGGGTGGGAGAGGCTTATAAGATTGTAGAAGGGATTGAGAGGCCGGACATTCACGTGTACCATGGATTGATCAAGGGGctattgaaattgaaaagggcGAGTGAGGCGACCGATGTTTTCAGAGAGATGATAAGGAGAGGGTGCGAGCCCATAATGCACACGTATATCATGTTATTGCAAGGGCATTTGGGGAAGCAGGGGAGGAAAGGACCTGATACGCTTGCAAATTTCGACTCCATTTTCGTGGGGGGATTAGTGAAAGCGGGAAAGTCATTGGAAGCAACCAAGTACGTCGAGCGGACGCTGAATAGAGGACTTGAGGTGCCTCGATTTGATTACAATAGGTTCTTGCATTACTATTCAAGTGAGGATGGCATACTCATGTTTGAGGAAGCGAGCAAGAGACTGAGAGAGGCGGGCATGATTGATTTGGCTGATATACTCGAGAGGTATGGCGAGAAAATGGCGActcgagagaggaggagaaacaGAGCAGCCGAATCATGTGAAGAGCTTAATGAGGGTGAGTAGGTGGAAAGGTTCTTCTTTCACAGGATCTTCTCAATGAGCGGCTGATTAACAAAAGGGATATTCATTTTCAGAGCATGTTATGGGACGAGAGGGTTTCAGAATGTACATATCAGATAGAGAAGAAGTCTGGTGTGGGCTGGACTAATTTGCTTGCAATTGTTAAACTTTGTGCACGCATATGCCTATACATGCACTCCAGGGGATAGATAAACGGGAGAAGCTCCTGAAGCCCTTTCTGTGCTTAATGGGAATACATGCAATCCATTAAACAAGTTGAGTCAGCTCAGTCAGTGACACGGTTTTCAGGTTCTGTTTTAGCGATCAAGAAGTGAACCAGCACGAAGCGTGAAACGTTGTGTTAAAAGTAGAGATTGATGTTTTCCTGACCTACGTGGAGGAGATGACAAGCATAAAATTGAGATCACTGATGTAAAAACTCTTTAAGCAGAAAGACAAGCTGGACAGAACTCACATGTTGAAGTGTGTTGTCATTGTCATCGTTTCCTTGGTAGGCTATTGATCGAGCGATTAATCTGCTGTGAAAGCTCTTACTCCAGTTTATCTGTACCTCAACTGAATGGAGTTAGACCAGCCAAGATATTGGAAACAACCAATGCCATTCAAAGCTAATTCTATGCAAGTTCCTCTGGCATGTGGGCGTCGCAAAATATCTGATCCCTCTATTTTCTGCTTGAATCTTCCGTTCTGCTAAAACAAACCCCTTGCAGTTGCATGTACTCAGCTGGAAGGTGCAGTCCAAGTGGGAGGACGGCCACTTGAGGTCACTGGAGGCATAGCACGGATGTTGATGTCGAGGGGTAGGGTTTTTAGATGATTGATGCATGTATAACTTCGATAATTTTCGCGGTGAACCGAGTGAAAATATGAAGCTAAAATTTCTTTCGAGCGTGTTTTGCGTATGAATAGCATAAAGATGATGTACTTTAAAGTGATTGAATATAACCTATAAGGGTCATGACCATTTATGTACTCCGAAATAAACTCGAAAATGGCTCCACTTTCACGCCTTTTGCAAAATCGCAACAAttgtaatttcaaattttcatccactaaattataatataaagGAACCAATATCTACTGGCGTATTACAGAAGAGGACAAGATCATAATTGTTATGTCAATAGTGATTTTTTACAACCTAGATAATAAGAAACTGGAAGGATGTAAAATGGTGGGGCCGATTCAATAAAAAACCACGAATTTTAGGTGTTGTTCAAAATCTGGCccgaattttattttgtctcaacAAAAAGTACGAACTTTAGGTACTATCCCAAATTTGGcccgaattttattttatctaaaaaaaagtACGAATTTTAGGTGTTGTCCAAATCTAgtatgaattttattttgtctaaaaacaAAGCACAAATTTTCACTTGTGTCCCAAATCTAGCCCTCCGTTAACTCTCATTCTATAGTCATCTGACGTGGTATTTCCAGGTCAATAATAATATCCAACACAGTTAAATGATGCTGCATTTAAGTGTTTGGAGGAAGTGTTAAATTTAAGCGTGCCCTTCAATGGGGAGAACTTTACAGATGATTTTCatgggaaaaataattcaatagcTTTAGTTCCAAGGGGACGAGACACATAGCTAAGGCcattagatcaattaacaattggTAAGCTGTTTGCAATGTTAAAAGTTGGGTTGGAAGCAGAAGATTACATTGCCTTAAAGCAATATATTAAAAACGTGTGCATCTTGTAGTTAAATAGAGATGTGGAGCCTATTTGTAATAGacttactttattttgtctcaaataaagttcgggccagatttggaacaacacctaaagttcgtgcttttatttatagaattgGCTCTAAAATGGTGAAAAAAGTAAATGTGCCATTATCATGATTGGTTCAAAAGTATAATGGACTCAAATATTagggcaaaaaaataaatgtggaaATTAAACTTGGCATGGAAGATTTACATAGTTGGATTGGGCGTTCCTAGACTTCTGGAGGGACATTGATGAGATACTCGATTATAATTAAGATGAAGATATGCAATTACATGAAATGCGCATTGGCTAAAGCGTGTCCCAATCCAAATAATAGCCCAACAATGATTGATATTAACTGAGAGATACACGAGTGTTTACTCATACACTCTGGACGGTTCCTAGAGCTTTCTCGCGAGTTACGCTTGATTACTgataagactttttttttggtcgaaaagtaAGATTTATATAGAAGGACCAAACCGATTACAACTAGCAGCAATCGCATCAGCGTAAACAAGTTCTAATAGATGGGAAGGGGGAAAGACAGCCCAATTACTTCGCGTGGAATCTACCCTATGGGCCTTCGCAGCCCAGTCAGCAGTGACATTTGCCTCACGACGACAGAAGGCAAGGGAAAGATTAGGAAAAAACGAAAGCAGGAAGACAGTTTCGGAGAAGAGGCTTCGTTCTATCCATGCCGGAGGGCGCTGACCCTTCAGTGTCTCGATGAGGATCTGGCAATCCGATTCCAGAGTCAGTGCAGCATGAGAGAGGCCTTGATCGAGCAAATGCCGGAGAGCAAGCGAACAAGCATGGATCTTTGCCTGTAAAGGTGAGAACGTAGCAAAGCTGTCGAAGAAGCCATCGGTAAGTTGTCCCTGCGAATCATGACACACACAAACCATAGTCCCTTCCCTGCTTCCCAGTTGATAAGATCCATCAATATTGACCTTTAAAACCCCCGGATATGGGGGTTGCCATAAAGCTCCGCTATTCTGAAACAGAGTGGCGTTGCAGGTGGAAGAACGAGCAACAGTAGTAGCCACATGAGATTGAAGCAGTGCTTCTTCAGCCACATGATGCGGATCGGGAATCTTTCgtccaaaaataaaagcattttgAGCCTTCTAGATGTGCTAAAGGACAGTGGCGATCACTTCCGGACCAGGTAAGGGTTTCTATTTGCAAGCATGCTCTATGATCTAGTCTGCTATATGCTGTATATGCCGAGTTTGAATGGGGAGATTAATCTGGGGATGACTCCAAATACGCAAAACCTATGGATAGAACAGGAACAAATGTTCCAAGGTTTCAGGGTTGTCTTGATCGCAAATAGGACATGTTGGATTTTCAATGATATGTCTATAATGCAAATTCGCTCTCGTCGCTAAACTATTTTGGCATAGAAACCACAAAAAATGCCGTACCTTAGGAGCAGTGTGCATTTTCCACAATTTTTGCCATAGCCAAGTTGGGTGTTGATGTGAGGTTGAGGGTGCGCTGTTGATTCTATTATATGTTGAATGTTTGATATTGTGATATGCTGATTTCACTGTATAGTCACCATGAGTTGCAGCAGTCCAAATAAGTTTATCCTTGGCAAATCTGGGTCGTACCGGAATAGATGCAATCTGGTGAACCACCTGGGAGTCGAAAAATCTGTGGAGCAGAGAGTACTTCCATGTGCTGGTGGTGTGATCGATAAGATCAGCCACTAAAGTAAGCTCTTCTCGTTGAGGAGGTCCAGTTAATCTGCCAATAGGTAACCACCTATCTTCCCTAATTCTGATGGAACTCCCATCTCCTACCGACCAGCAAACATATGGTAAAATAGCATCACGTCTACTTAGAAGACTCTGCTAGCCCCATGATGGGCGAGAACCTTTTTCTACCTCATCGAACCGTGTAGTTGGAAAATATTATCCCTTAAAGACTTTACCCCACAACGTGGACAGCTGAAGAAATATGCGCCATGCTTGTTTACCAAGCATGGCTAAGTTAAAACTGAGGAGATCCCAAACGCTAAACCACCAGCTTCCTTCCTTTGTTTGAGTATCTCCCAATTTCACCAATGGATTCTTGTTCGTTGTCGATCATTCTGCCAACAAAATCTTGCGATTCTTTGTTCAATAGATATACAGAGAGAAACAGGTAATTGAAATATTGACATGGCGTACTGGTGATATGGATTGTGCCACAGCCTTTAGCATAATCTCTTTCCTCGCCTTtgagaaaagattttccttccaACCTTCCAATCTAGTATTCACTCTAGCTATTATCCATGAGAACATATCCCTTTTCGACCTACCCCAATCAAATGGTATACCAAGATATTTTCCACAACATTGCAGTATAGGTACTCTAATGGCGTTAGCCATATTTTCCTATAAAGAAGTAGGGCAAGATTTACTAAGAAAGATACCAGATTTGTTGCGATTTACCTCTTGACCCGTGGCAAAGCAATACTGATTCAAtagatttgataaaatttgacaTTCCCGAACTAATCCTTCTACAAAGAAAATAGCATCGTCTGCAAAGAGAAGGTGTGAAAGAGTTGGGCACCATATGTTGAGTTTTATACCTTTTATTGTATCCATATCGAGTGCACTATGAATAAGAGATGATAATAGATTGGATAGGAGGATAAAAAGGTATGGGGATAGAGGATCTCCTTGGCGAAGGCCCCTGGTAGGATGGAAGGGCCTAAGCTGCTCGCCATTCATGCTTATACAAAAAGATGTAGTGGTGATACACTGCATGACCAGATTATTCCATAGTGGATGAAAGCCTAACTTAAGTAGATAAGCATGTAAGAAATCCCAT
The nucleotide sequence above comes from Eucalyptus grandis isolate ANBG69807.140 chromosome 2, ASM1654582v1, whole genome shotgun sequence. Encoded proteins:
- the LOC104433391 gene encoding putative pentatricopeptide repeat-containing protein At1g26500, whose product is MQAALAKLPKPLASVLFHLRPSTTSAATATATAVDPSHLLRVSTILYQQQDSSDSRLHAALRSCPCRLTPEFFLRVCNNFPLSWRPVHRFYQFTLTLPDFPHSSLTLNKLADVVSKSRNVALFWEVLQDMARRRLANEKTFRIALKTLAQVRELKKCVGFFHLMNENGWGYRVETLNMVVECLCRDRLVEEAKYVVFQLKDVVRPDGVTYGWLIRGFCDVDDLIEASKVWNLMVDEGLEPEVWAFEAMMERFFKSNRYDEAMKIFGMMRMRMLDRLGVSTYRLVISWMCERGRVTEAYMVFEEMLKRGFETDTSTVGSLVYALLVRGRVGEAYKIVEGIERPDIHVYHGLIKGLLKLKRASEATDVFREMIRRGCEPIMHTYIMLLQGHLGKQGRKGPDTLANFDSIFVGGLVKAGKSLEATKYVERTLNRGLEVPRFDYNRFLHYYSSEDGILMFEEASKRLREAGMIDLADILERYGEKMATRERRRNRAAESCEELNEGE